The proteins below are encoded in one region of Spirochaetota bacterium:
- a CDS encoding twin-arginine translocase TatA/TatE family subunit has product MGMPGIWELVIIFLIVLIVFGAGKIPKLAKDVGSGIKEFKKAINGEDDKNDKKPS; this is encoded by the coding sequence ATGGGAATGCCCGGAATATGGGAACTGGTGATAATCTTTCTTATCGTGCTGATTGTGTTCGGCGCGGGAAAGATCCCCAAGCTCGCGAAGGACGTGGGGTCGGGAATCAAGGAGTTTAAAAAAGCGATCAACGGCGAAGACGACAAAAACGACAAGAAACCGTCATAG
- the fdhE gene encoding formate dehydrogenase accessory protein FdhE, translated as MQDHGRFFSEAEARAREEQVLPADSYEFYQSLFNYQTARCAEYAALVPGMELTLPGEPPFLVPGSIALTAPARLALASGLGELLDLVGGFNTGMNFDVLRDADAGELAGTVIDDLLARDLDGLTQRASALRIGFEELVFVVTNWIKPFMASLAEPLRERFNNDEWLRAECPVCGYYPDIARIAGADDGRRFLHCALCETEWVYTRLHCAVCGNSDTESMGYFTIEGDARHRIDYCDACKGYLKTVIINKFQEPESVDLSVENVLTAGLDAAAMEKGYSRP; from the coding sequence ATGCAGGATCACGGAAGGTTTTTCAGCGAAGCCGAGGCAAGGGCGCGGGAGGAACAGGTCCTCCCGGCCGATTCATACGAGTTTTACCAATCCCTCTTCAACTACCAGACGGCACGATGCGCAGAATATGCCGCGCTCGTTCCCGGCATGGAATTGACGCTGCCGGGGGAGCCCCCGTTCCTGGTCCCGGGCTCGATCGCGCTCACCGCGCCCGCGAGACTCGCGCTGGCATCGGGGCTGGGGGAACTGCTCGACCTGGTGGGCGGCTTCAATACCGGGATGAATTTCGACGTGCTCCGGGACGCAGATGCGGGGGAACTCGCCGGGACGGTGATCGACGACCTGCTCGCCAGGGACCTGGACGGCCTTACGCAGCGCGCATCGGCGCTCAGGATCGGGTTCGAGGAACTGGTGTTCGTCGTGACCAACTGGATCAAGCCATTCATGGCCTCCCTCGCGGAGCCGCTCCGGGAGCGTTTTAATAACGACGAATGGCTCCGCGCCGAGTGTCCCGTGTGCGGGTACTACCCGGATATCGCGCGCATCGCGGGCGCCGACGACGGTCGCCGCTTCCTTCACTGCGCGTTGTGCGAGACCGAATGGGTGTATACGCGCCTGCACTGCGCCGTGTGCGGGAATTCCGATACCGAATCGATGGGATACTTCACCATCGAGGGCGACGCCCGCCACCGCATCGATTACTGCGACGCGTGCAAAGGCTATCTCAAGACCGTGATCATCAACAAGTTCCAGGAGCCCGAATCCGTGGACCTCTCCGTTGAAAACGTGCTCACCGCCGGCCTGGACGCGGCCGCCATGGAAAAGGGGTACTCGAGGCCCTGA
- a CDS encoding NAD-dependent epimerase/dehydratase family protein: MIVLSGAEGALARIVLPMLRNTLQVCAFDDAEGSPGDADFLSRLFDRMKPHTYLHLSRMDDIEHCEYAREDAYRVNGFIPGEAAKLCAARGVRFVFLSSAYVFDGRKARPYTEDDPADPATVFGDSLLLGERLVRESGCDSLIARLPDIYGAGAGWMDAAMGTLAGGETAHVIRERCISPLSAADVARITGTLLSGKHTGLYHCASTGSMSAADFLRGFARILGFVRGHDGVPGVRELSYEEFVSPVEWPANTMLDAGRLCADTGIECPGWERSLEEFVRARFSP; this comes from the coding sequence ATGATAGTGCTCTCCGGCGCCGAAGGCGCGCTCGCCCGCATTGTGCTCCCCATGCTTCGCAACACGCTGCAGGTGTGCGCGTTCGACGACGCCGAGGGAAGCCCGGGCGACGCGGATTTCCTGTCCCGGCTTTTCGATCGGATGAAGCCGCACACCTACCTTCATCTTTCCCGCATGGACGATATCGAGCATTGCGAATACGCGCGCGAGGACGCCTACCGGGTGAACGGCTTCATCCCGGGCGAGGCGGCGAAGCTCTGCGCCGCGCGGGGGGTGCGCTTCGTCTTCCTGAGCAGCGCATACGTCTTCGACGGCCGCAAGGCGCGCCCCTATACCGAGGACGATCCGGCCGATCCCGCCACGGTGTTCGGCGACTCGCTCCTGCTGGGGGAGCGCCTGGTCCGCGAGAGCGGGTGCGACAGCCTGATCGCCCGCCTGCCGGATATTTACGGGGCAGGCGCCGGCTGGATGGATGCGGCGATGGGGACGCTTGCGGGCGGGGAAACGGCGCACGTCATCCGCGAGCGATGCATTTCGCCCCTGAGCGCCGCCGACGTCGCCCGGATTACGGGCACGCTCCTCTCCGGAAAGCACACGGGCCTCTACCATTGCGCGAGCACCGGTTCGATGTCCGCCGCCGATTTCCTTCGGGGTTTTGCGCGAATACTCGGCTTCGTGCGGGGTCATGACGGCGTTCCCGGGGTGAGGGAGCTTTCTTACGAGGAATTCGTGAGTCCCGTGGAGTGGCCCGCGAATACGATGCTGGACGCCGGCAGGCTGTGCGCTGACACCGGCATAGAATGCCCCGGCTGGGAGCGCTCGCTGGAGGAATTCGTGAGAGCGCGCTTTTCCCCCTAA
- a CDS encoding DUF4384 domain-containing protein — protein MKKLLIIACLTIILSAPAAIAQQQTVTAGILPFAAQGQGDGEAVIGGLTSSLSGYRFIRLVERAKMKEYEQELALGMGGFVDEASAVKVGKMHGIEIMIHGSVMNGSISARAVHAETQRLIAAATVDGMGQIDVLAKKLAAGIEVFLARDNLKKMRNDSPDITLDIWIERKGAAGKITPGAAGAGRVGEGIVFHFKANRDGYVTIVDIQPGGDVVVLFPNDYAKSNAVKAGREYTIPGEDDAFEFQFEKPAGRDTVAAFFTEKKVDWLDPAKLAGEGFKTVKENEKLEMTRGISLKATGLKKNQWESTVLEVEVSE, from the coding sequence ATGAAAAAATTACTTATAATCGCCTGCCTCACGATCATCCTGTCCGCGCCCGCCGCAATTGCGCAGCAGCAGACCGTGACGGCCGGCATCCTTCCATTCGCCGCCCAGGGACAGGGCGATGGGGAAGCGGTCATCGGGGGGCTCACCTCCTCGCTCTCCGGCTATCGATTCATACGGCTCGTCGAGCGCGCGAAGATGAAGGAATACGAGCAGGAGCTCGCCCTGGGCATGGGGGGCTTCGTCGACGAGGCGAGCGCGGTGAAGGTAGGAAAGATGCACGGCATCGAGATCATGATACACGGCTCCGTGATGAACGGCTCCATTTCGGCGCGCGCCGTGCATGCCGAGACCCAGAGGCTCATCGCGGCCGCGACGGTGGACGGCATGGGTCAGATAGACGTACTGGCCAAAAAGCTCGCCGCGGGTATCGAGGTCTTCCTGGCGCGGGACAACCTCAAGAAGATGAGGAACGACAGCCCCGACATCACGCTCGATATATGGATCGAGCGCAAGGGGGCTGCCGGAAAAATAACGCCCGGCGCCGCGGGCGCGGGCCGCGTGGGCGAGGGCATCGTGTTCCACTTCAAGGCGAACCGGGACGGCTACGTGACTATCGTCGACATCCAGCCGGGGGGCGACGTGGTGGTGCTCTTCCCCAACGATTACGCGAAATCCAACGCGGTGAAAGCCGGACGGGAATACACGATCCCCGGCGAGGACGACGCGTTCGAGTTCCAGTTCGAGAAGCCCGCGGGACGCGACACCGTGGCGGCCTTTTTCACCGAGAAAAAGGTGGACTGGCTGGACCCCGCAAAGCTTGCAGGAGAAGGATTCAAGACCGTTAAGGAAAACGAGAAGCTCGAAATGACCCGGGGGATAAGCCTGAAGGCGACCGGGCTCAAGAAGAACCAGTGGGAAAGCACGGTGCTCGAGGTGGAGGTTTCCGAATAG
- the rlmN gene encoding 23S rRNA (adenine(2503)-C(2))-methyltransferase RlmN — protein sequence MDTPGIKNLTLPEAEEVFRGLGEKPYRARQLFNWLYEKNVDSFESMTNFSKGLRAELAARYAVSVIEVADRQLSALDGTEKFLFRTRDGHFIESVLIRSDGTDDGRLTVCVSSQVGCPMGCLFCQTARIGFKRNLEAAEILDQVCHVRRVSGVRNNNIVFMGMGEPFLNYESVMRAADIMNYDFGFHISVRRITISTCGIADALERYIDEGRPYNLAISLNDTDPEKRRANMPVENKYPIRDIAAMLVDKFPASRNRVTIEYIMRADNIGPGDARRLRELFRHGRIKLNLIPLNTGGHGMEAPSAEAMEKFIRELEIMNVPVSVRKSSGKDIDGACGQLSGRRYRDCI from the coding sequence ATGGACACACCCGGAATTAAAAACCTGACGCTGCCGGAGGCCGAGGAGGTCTTCCGCGGCCTGGGGGAGAAACCCTACCGCGCCCGGCAGCTCTTCAACTGGCTGTACGAGAAGAACGTGGATTCGTTCGAATCCATGACGAATTTCTCCAAGGGCCTCAGGGCGGAACTGGCCGCGCGTTACGCGGTATCCGTGATCGAGGTCGCCGACCGCCAGTTGTCCGCGCTGGACGGCACCGAGAAGTTCCTTTTCCGCACCCGGGACGGTCACTTTATCGAATCGGTGCTCATCCGCAGCGACGGTACCGACGACGGGAGGCTCACCGTGTGCGTGTCGTCGCAGGTGGGGTGTCCCATGGGCTGCCTGTTCTGCCAGACCGCCCGGATCGGCTTCAAGAGGAACCTCGAGGCCGCGGAGATACTGGACCAGGTGTGCCACGTGCGCAGGGTTTCCGGCGTCCGCAACAACAACATCGTCTTCATGGGGATGGGGGAGCCGTTCCTCAACTACGAGAGCGTGATGCGCGCGGCCGATATCATGAATTACGATTTCGGGTTCCACATTTCCGTGCGGCGCATCACCATCTCCACCTGCGGGATCGCCGACGCGCTCGAACGCTATATCGACGAAGGGCGGCCGTACAACCTCGCCATTTCGCTCAACGATACGGATCCTGAGAAAAGACGCGCGAACATGCCGGTGGAAAACAAGTACCCCATCCGCGACATCGCCGCGATGCTGGTGGATAAATTTCCAGCCTCGCGGAACAGGGTGACGATCGAATACATAATGCGCGCCGATAATATCGGTCCGGGGGACGCGCGGCGGCTCAGGGAACTGTTCCGCCACGGGCGCATCAAGCTCAACCTCATCCCGCTCAACACGGGCGGGCACGGGATGGAGGCCCCGTCCGCGGAAGCAATGGAAAAATTTATCCGGGAACTCGAGATCATGAACGTGCCGGTTTCGGTGCGGAAGAGCTCGGGGAAAGACATAGACGGGGCGTGCGGCCAGCTTTCCGGCAGGCGCTACCGGGACTGCATTTGA